Below is a genomic region from Culicoides brevitarsis isolate CSIRO-B50_1 chromosome 2, AGI_CSIRO_Cbre_v1, whole genome shotgun sequence.
TAACTTTATAGGCATCCGCAATGAAAACAGTGTTCAGAAATACATTTAGAAACAACAGTAGAAATATCATCGCAATATTTTGGTTACTTTACGATGAGGCAAATTGGATATCCAAAATCGTTAATCTTCACTTCAAAGCAATTCGATGAATTTGCAAACTAAATCAGCATTGTtagcaattttcataaaatgtttaaaaattcttctgtAATGCAGCTACGAAGGTACGtggcattttttatttgcttctgtcagaattattaaatttgtattattcTTTTAtctatttctaaattaaataagggattttttgtttctcggcAGACACGGATGTTTCGTTTACAAGCTAAGGATTCAACAAATGCTTTGTACTTTTCTTTGTTTGTGCTAATTTtatgtggaaaatttattatttaggaAATTCACGAGACAGAAAATTGATAAGCAAATTGCACCTGTATGTTCAGTGGCGTCTCATTACTCAGTTTCAAACTCttacattgattttttttttgaatttctaaatattttttttcacaaatattttctcaaagcATTTTGAGAAGTGTTAGAATCCGCAACAGTGCAATTGTAGATACTTTTCATTGATAATTTAAGTGTTTTATGAATGAGAATATTGCCGACTCCCCATACACATTTGAATAGATAACTGTGTATTGGGACGAAAATCTTTGACATTTTCGAAggaagaaaatcaataaattgatAGTACTGAAAAGTCTGAAggaaaacttaaatttcagaatattttgaagatattttagACTAAATTTCGGATAAGGTAAGTTTATGTTTTCGTGAAAAGAGAGCTGAATCACTTTGAAAGTGAAACATTCATAAATATCGTCGTAAATGGGcggatgagatttttttttgctcatttgtatatacgatgatgatgatggatttttttcatgtttttgctCTTATCAatgtttttgaagtaaaacatttttgtgtaTCGTTTTTAGGGTGTGGATATAAAAACAAAGCATAGCAAAATGAGTGCAGTAGATCCGTTCGTGATAACTGCCAAAGAACGATTGAAATACCATGATCAATTCAATTCGCTGAATCCTGTAAATGGAATTGTTACAGGAGCACAAGCTAAAGGCTTCTTGCTTCAATCGCAATTGCCTCCATTGATCCTTGGGCAAATATGGTAAGAATTTTCAAGTTATTTATgctttttagaataaatttataatcgaTTTTTCAATTCAGGGCTCTTGCGGATACAGATGCTGATGGAAAAATGAATGTTAATGAATTTAGCATCGCATGCaagttgataaatttgaaattacgGGGTTTTGAGATACCAAAAGTATTACCTCCAACATTATTGGCATCTTTAGCTGCAGTAGGCGGAACTCCGACGCGAACTCCAACAACGGGAATGAGCCCAAGCGGATCAATTGCAGCTATTCATGGCGCGATTCCTCCGCCTGTTCCTCCTCAGCCTCAAATTATGAATCAACAATACGCAACTGTTTCAGGAGTTATTGCACATCCTCCGGGACGTCCTGTAATGCCTCCTCAACCCGTTATTCCGTCACAACCGTTAATTCAAGCTGGTCAACCGATTACAACGACAGCTCATGTTCCCCCTGTTGTTCCTTCTCCTCCAAAtatattacaacaacaaacacaaaTGCAAACAGCTCCAATGATAGCTACTGTTCCCTCACAAATGGTAATGCCTAACCAACAAATGGTTGGACAAATTGTTCAACAACCCGTTATGGTTCAACAACAAGCAGCATACGCAATGCCAACACAAGCTCCTGCAATGATAAATACTGTTCCAAACTCATTGCCAGGCGTTGTTCAAAGCTCTCAACAAATTCCAATGCAAGCTGTTGCTCCGCAACCCGCATTAATACATCAGGACTCTCAATCTATGCtattacaacaaaatattCCTGTACAATCTGTCGCTCCAATACCCGCTTCAGTTGTTCCAACAAACATTCCGGCTTTACCAACGCCTCCAAGCGGAACACAAAGTCGCTCAATGTCGATCTCTGAGCGTGCTCCATCAATTGAATCTCCGTAAGTTATGTTTgttaaatgtcatttttcatgtttttaataattttcatgtatAAAACTatgcatataaaaaaataatatattttttatttttgtatattttagcGTATCAGCAAATGGTCAAACTATCGAATGGGCAATTAAAGGACCTGCAAAGTTAAAGTACACACAATTATTTAACACAACAGATCGTACTCGAAGCGGATTTTTGACAGGAGCTCAAGCCCGCGGTATTTTGATGCAATCAAAATTACCACAATTGACATTAGCGCAAATTTGGGCTTTGTCTGATATGGATTCTGATGGTCGATTGGGATGTGAAGAATTTATTCTTGCTATGTATTTATGTGAtttggtaattattttttttaattttctgttttgaacgatgtatttttatgttgtatatatatattataggCTTTACAAGGCGAAAAAATTCCAACAACCCTTCCGCCAGATCTTGTACCTCCTTCTTTTCGAAAAGCTCAATCACGTCACGGATCAATTGCGGGATCTCGACATGGTTCTGTATCATCTCAAGGTGCTTCTGTTGCTGTTTCCGAAAGTGACATGGGATTACCACAAAGTAAATTCTcccttttatcaattttctttacagacaatttataaaattttaatttttgatttcagaCTCATTTGAAGATAAACGTAAAGAAAACTTTGATAAGGGTCAAGCTGAATTAGATCGACGCCGAAAGCTTATTGAGGATGCCCAAAGAAAAGAATtggttagattttttaatattgtttaagaagaaaaaaaaataaatctttttttttttttttgaattacagGAAGAGCGACAACGTAAAGAACGTGAAGAAGCTGAAAAGCGAGAAAAGGCTCGACTTGAAGCCGAATTAAAAGCACAGCAAGAACGTGAACGTGAATTGCAAAGACAACGTGAACTTGAGGAAGAAAGAGAAGAGCAACGAAAACGTGAACTTGAAAAGAAAGAAGCAGCAAGACGGTAAAAAcactgaaatttgaaaaaaaaattaggtaaatttcatttaatttatctaTTGAACAGGGAAATGGAGAAACAGCGACAAACAGAATgggaaaaccaaaaattatctgaaatgGAGTTGCAACGTgaaaaagaacaagaaaaagtcCTTAAACTTAAAGCTCAGAATCAATCCTTAACAATCGAATTGGGAACATTAAATGATAAGGTATGACGTAAACTTTGCAAACTTATGACGTCACTTAAATTCAACATATACAAAACAAACCTTTTCTCATTTCAAATAGGTCAAGGatgtgacacaaaaaatttgcgaTACACGTGCAGGCGTAACCAAAGTAAAGGCGTTAATTGATGGAATGCGAACGACCCGAGATACACAAATGTCGGAAATGGCTCAACTCAAAGCACGTATTAAGGAACAGAATCAACGTCTCATACAATTAAGTCAGGAAAAGGCAAAATTAGATGCTAAATCAAAAGCAACGCAAGCAAACGATGCTGCTAATCAGGAACAAATTCAAGCAGCGTTCTCTAACaaacaagtaaatttttatgcaaatattcgaataattaaaagttaaacatttttttttcatagatctTAATAAAACAACTCAAAGATAAATTAGAGGATATTCGTGAACAAATTAATACCAAACAGTCTGACATAGATAGTAATAAGGAACAATTGACTGAACTAAAGAAAGAACTCTCTGAATTGATAACGGCATGTGAGACTCTCTACAATGAATACGATGTTGAAAGAatacaagtaaaattttgtttacaaacaaaagtactttaaataataaatatttttaatttttaacagatcCTTGAACTCAAACACAATCGTAAGAATGAATCAATCACCTCCTCTTGGGATACAGGCAATTCGTGGGGCACTTCAACAACTATACAACCATCAGCGACGGCAAACACTGCAACAACTGTGCCTACTTCTCATGAAGCGCCCGGCGATTATGTTAAATATCGAGCTGTTTACGAATTCGTCGCAAGAAATCAAGACGAGATTTCATTCCAACCCGGAGATATTGTTAtggtaaaataattattcaaaactacagtaaacatttttcgatataattaatttaatatcagGTCTCGTTGACCCAAAATGCCGAGCCTGGATGGTTAGCAGGAGAAATAAATGGACATACAGGATGGTTTCCCGAAACGTatgttgaaaaagttgaagatgAAACAGTTTCGTATGACCAACAAACTTATAATGACAATAATGCAGAGTAAGAGAcgtttttagttgttttttttttcaatatttaatatattaaacaaatatcaaaaatatttttgatttcataGACCTTTTgaacattaagaaaaaaagatatcGAATATCGAGgagtaaagaaaattataatgtgcgaaagattttgaaataaaattttgcataagtTCAGTTCAGTTTAGAATCCAACTTCTATAATTACTTagattttgtatgattttcatATGGAATGTGATCGTTgacaaaaatataacttaaaatatttattcaaaatttttgaggtatcatgtcaaaattgaattacggaatttcaacaatttttttttataaaaaactaaatttgggaggaaatcaaaaacatttaagaTTATTGTAGTCGCTTAACCTTATTGTTgctatattttacaatttttatattgattagAATTGCGGAAACAATTGAGCCTGTTGAAAACACAACAACCGCATATAATGGAGACCTTGATTATTATGTAGCTGTATATAGTTATCAAAGTACTGAACCGGGAGATTTAGTATTTAATGAAGGAGATACGATTATTGTAACGAGCAAGAATGGAGATTGGTGGACAGGAACATTGGGTGAAAACTCGGGAATGTTTCCATCAAACTATGTGCAAAAACTTGAAACTACTTCAGGAACAGTTACAGTGAataatgtaagtttttaacaataactgagcaaaaattcagaatacaaatttttcttttcttatggCGAACAGGACTATAACAGTACGTCAGCGGTTTCACAAAACACAAACGATCAGCAAGTTATGAACCACGACAATGAACAACAATcgttgcaacaacaacagctcGAAGCAGCTGCCCAAGAATTACAAAACCAAACGGATGTCGATTCCGAAGTTTCTCAAATTAATACACAACCAAAAGTCAGTGAGAGTAGTACTGATTATGTAAGACCACAATCCAGATCAACATCTTCAGCGGTAATATTTTGAACATTATAATCATGATAGCACGATCgatatcaattttcaatttgatttcAGAGTCAACGTAGCGGGCGTCTAAAAGGAGAAGTCGCTCAAGCAATAGCAACGTACGAAGCAACAAGCTCAGAACAACTTTCTCTTGCAAAAGGACAACTCGTTATGATTCGTAAAAAGACAGATTCAGGATGGTGGGAAGGAGAATTACAGGTATGTTGCTTTATActattcttttcaaaaaacttgttttaattttaatttttttttttaattttaggctaAAGGACGTCGGAGACAAGTAGGCTGGTTTCCTGCTACATACGTTAAATTAATGCAAAGCGGGCGTATCAGCGGGAGAACAACGCCTGTTTCATCAGGAAAAATAGAGTACAGTGAAGTTATCATTggtaagttttgtttttaaaattctttgaatatcATAAAAGATgatgcaaaattttctttttttatatagacAAAGTAATCGCCTTGTATCCTTACAAAgcaataaatgatgatgaattgTCGTTTGAAAAAGATGATATCATTTCGGTTCTCGGTAAAGACGAGCCAGAATGGTGGCGAGGCGAATTAAACGGTATTGTTGGACTATTTCCAAGCAACTATGTTGGTCCTTTTGCATCcggtaagaaaaattctttacgAAACTAAAAGCGAGGAGGTCTGACAAAACACACAACTCACAATTTTGACTTTACACAATACATCTTAtacttcagatttttttagttctttattgttttttgtataCATTCATTATATGTTctcttgattgatttttatacatatttaatttataaatgttcCTATTGTAAAAGTTAcacgaaaatttgtcaaacacTGTTCTctctacaaaaataaaacattaacgttcaaaatttttctactttcatttaatttattcacctTTCATCATCATATCCAGCTAATCTGTAATCGGTTAAAGTACACATTCACGCGCCTTCTattctataaaatatatagtacatataaatagtaaaaagtatttaaacatttaatataaCGTGTGTTGGACAGAGATTGTCAGTGTTTAAGTCGTTAGTTCTCATCTGCTTTTCACCTTAACTCTGTCTGACATGCAGACCATCATATtatattattgattaaaaaaaaatatataaatatatatataatatactcacaaaagttgaaaagaaaccaaattaaagtaaaataccatacataaataaaaagagttatttagaaaaacaaaaataaaccagCAAAGGAACCCACACTATCTGAACAATAATAAAGTACATATAAtagtaactaaaaataatattataaagaaGGACACACACATGGTAtctacataaatttaaatatgtatcTTTAAAATTACGAAAAGAAACACATAatagaatattaaaaagtattgTTGACGACAAGAAATATCACAAAATCTAAATATATACCTTAAAATCTAAtcacaaaaacatttaaaaaaaaaactaaaatttattaatctagtttaaattaaaaaaaaacctgctATATGAATATGATGATATTCcaagtttgaaatttgtatATCCTTTCTTATTAGTTCAAATTGACTTATATTGCACTTCTATatcctcataattttttgtatgcaaATTGCTTACTTGGAACTTTCTATTATCTTATACAAAACGTACAGTCTATAACCACTTTAAAGAAAGTTAGTCATTTCATACTCTTAAAAGAGTTGACATAAAGCATTGTTAAAAACTTATTACTATTGTTATTTCATGAGCTATTGCTGATTATTAACATTATGATATATCGTATActctataataaaaaaaaactatgataGATAacgttatacaaaaaaaaaaacactttcatACCATTTTTTATCTATCCAAAAATTCTctttactttttgattttcattattaCTATGAAAGACACTATCTTGCctatcaaagcaatttttaaaattaaatatatataacacAAACAACtcatatctttaaaattatgtttggcTTGCGTTATGTAGAAACAACAAATatgattgatttaaaaatttaaactattgaATAGGGTGTTGAATTTGAATAGTCTTGATGTaatattgtattaaaaataaataaataagaaaacaaacaaatgagTAGTTAATTTTAgcgaaaattacaaaagtaaTATACCATGTATTATTAAATGACACGAAATTATGAGAATatcatataatataaatatattaaacctTATGAGATAAGTGAATTATAAATCCATGTAATCGATATACATGACTCTTCTCTTattattaacaacaaaaatatgtattaagaCTATACACagcaatcattattattaataacacCTATCATTAAAACGTTGTGGCTatcagtaaaattaatttataaaataatcattgAGGGACTtgcaaatatttagaattcaaccaaaatattaattgtttaaCTCTATACGAGAATATTTAGTATTTACAACAAAACTAATGTGCGCTAATTAGTGTGCCatcttttacattaaaaacaatttgttcTTTATACAGATAACTGAACCTTATTATATGTaatataatgtttaaaaaaagtatatttttaacacaaaatttagaCATTCCAATgagatgtttttgtttatttgttcatttaatgatattacttttatttgttaTACAAATTGCTGCTATCATGTAAAAAGTGTGCTGCTTCTTCATTTTAAGAACAACTaagtatatattaaaaacaaatcaaaatctgataaaaattatgtttgaatgttcaaaaaaaaaaaaaaaagttattgttgtgcgaaaagaaattattaaattattatacagtaatatatttattaacgtAACAGAATatctatatttaaaaatataaagtaatttaaaatttaaatcgaatTCAGCAGcctttttgttggaaaaacaTGCGCCAGTGTTACTATATGcgaaatatgttaaaatttaaaaaaaaaataataatatgatatcaaataaaaatatatgaataaaaataagatataCACAATAAAACAAGAATATAGTCATGTGTcggaataataacaataaatataacttaaaaatacaacaaaagatagacattaataaaaatgagataaaataaaataaataaatcaaaacattgttttttctttggaGCTTCAAGGTAATGTAAATTATAATGAAACAACGTTGCACTTTTACTAAAAGACATTTTATTTACCCGAAAGGCTTGTAAAACTTTCAATCTTAAAAtacaacttaaaaattattttgttttgaacgCATATgactttggaaaattttaaattatttttacaataaaaagtaataatttaagaTGATAAGACTGATGACAAGCGAatgtaaaatgaaattataagTTATTGTTTTCCTCGTAATACATATGTTGTACTTGATCTAAGATATGATTGGATGCTAATGTTGATGAAGCAGCAGCTATTGATGAAGATAGAGCATTGCTACTTTGTTTACAGCCTGCCGATAAACTACATAATTCAAGTTCTCTCGTACGATCGATAATCTTAAAGAAGGTTTTCATCACTTCCATGATGctcgttttaaatattttcatacttTTGAGTAGATCAATGCGTTGTGCACGTCCCGCTAACATCGAAAAACTTCTGCCCTCTCGTAGACTCAAAATGAAAGGGCGGATAgattttgtcagttttttcaCATATAATATCAAACTTTGCGTTacatccaaaaaaaattcgtaaaccTCTTCCTGCATAACAGAGTCGTGCAAATTTCTCTTTAGTTTAAGCACTTCCTCCAAGTACTTTCGATTTGCagccttgatttttttagtgttGCGTCGCAAATCACGACACCATCCTTTTATGTTGCGAtgattatctaaaaaattaagtaaaactttcataaagaaattgcacaaaaaccaTCTTCCATCTTTGTACCTGTCATCGAAAAGCCATTTCTAATTTCGTAAGTCAATATATCCGAGCAAATGTCTGTTACTTTCTCAACTCCCTTCAAAATACTTCTGATTGCTGCTTTCATATTGCCTATTTTACGTGTGTTTTGTGTGAGAAATGAAAAGTTACcttgaaaattaaactaaaattgaaaaatcttcgAGACTTTCCGATTTGTTTGGATGATGCCTGTGAGAGACGTCAAACATCAAATCGACTGTCTTGTTTCTTGGGATCTTCGAATATCAAAGAGAAAAATCTAGAAGAACCGTTAAGAATGGAAACTCTCaactttcatgtttttttaacgACCTTGAAGAaagaagtaaaataatttcttttaaattttttttatgaatcatcATACATAAGTAACACAAACTTTTTGGTTgtcgacagaaaaaaaacaaccaaTTGAATTGTGTCAATATTTGAGCAATATTTAAACAATGAATTGTAACTGaactgtttgtttgtttagctAAGAAAGAAATTGTCTGTAGCAATAAAAGAAACACTTTCATTTTTCCCTCTGACAATTTCTTCATTGATAACGATAAGAAGATGTCACTTTCACAATTCTATATGGGTCTCAAGCAAATGATGGGttggcaaaaatttacatatattCTCACAGGAAATTGCAATAagcttcaaaatttgtcacttttgt
It encodes:
- the LOC134830321 gene encoding intersectin-2, which translates into the protein MSAVDPFVITAKERLKYHDQFNSLNPVNGIVTGAQAKGFLLQSQLPPLILGQIWALADTDADGKMNVNEFSIACKLINLKLRGFEIPKVLPPTLLASLAAVGGTPTRTPTTGMSPSGSIAAIHGAIPPPVPPQPQIMNQQYATVSGVIAHPPGRPVMPPQPVIPSQPLIQAGQPITTTAHVPPVVPSPPNILQQQTQMQTAPMIATVPSQMVMPNQQMVGQIVQQPVMVQQQAAYAMPTQAPAMINTVPNSLPGVVQSSQQIPMQAVAPQPALIHQDSQSMLLQQNIPVQSVAPIPASVVPTNIPALPTPPSGTQSRSMSISERAPSIESPVSANGQTIEWAIKGPAKLKYTQLFNTTDRTRSGFLTGAQARGILMQSKLPQLTLAQIWALSDMDSDGRLGCEEFILAMYLCDLALQGEKIPTTLPPDLVPPSFRKAQSRHGSIAGSRHGSVSSQGASVAVSESDMGLPQNSFEDKRKENFDKGQAELDRRRKLIEDAQRKELEERQRKEREEAEKREKARLEAELKAQQERERELQRQRELEEEREEQRKRELEKKEAARREMEKQRQTEWENQKLSEMELQREKEQEKVLKLKAQNQSLTIELGTLNDKVKDVTQKICDTRAGVTKVKALIDGMRTTRDTQMSEMAQLKARIKEQNQRLIQLSQEKAKLDAKSKATQANDAANQEQIQAAFSNKQILIKQLKDKLEDIREQINTKQSDIDSNKEQLTELKKELSELITACETLYNEYDVERIQILELKHNRKNESITSSWDTGNSWGTSTTIQPSATANTATTVPTSHEAPGDYVKYRAVYEFVARNQDEISFQPGDIVMVSLTQNAEPGWLAGEINGHTGWFPETYVEKVEDETVSYDQQTYNDNNAEIAETIEPVENTTTAYNGDLDYYVAVYSYQSTEPGDLVFNEGDTIIVTSKNGDWWTGTLGENSGMFPSNYVQKLETTSGTVTVNNDYNSTSAVSQNTNDQQVMNHDNEQQSLQQQQLEAAAQELQNQTDVDSEVSQINTQPKVSESSTDYVRPQSRSTSSASQRSGRLKGEVAQAIATYEATSSEQLSLAKGQLVMIRKKTDSGWWEGELQAKGRRRQVGWFPATYVKLMQSGRISGRTTPVSSGKIEYSEVIIDKVIALYPYKAINDDELSFEKDDIISVLGKDEPEWWRGELNGIVGLFPSNYVGPFASGKKNSLRN